Proteins from one Desulforhopalus sp. genomic window:
- the cbiQ gene encoding cobalt ECF transporter T component CbiQ, producing MAKIQSAFFDLSTLEALAGNTTAIHRLDPRIKVLTTALFVLAVVSFDKYTISAMLPFGLFLMVIIHAAEIPAGYLGKKLLVVSPFAVMVGIFNPFLDHQPILQLGALTITGGWLSFGSILLRCILTVSAVLVLIATTGFNAVCMAMVKLGMPKIFAVQLLVLYRYIFVLIDEGLSMHRARAQRSFRRQPMGMRTFAHLVGQLLLRTLDRAERIHLAMLCRGFDGTIRIRQVLSITTGDLLALAGCATLFFIMRYYALPELLGRFITGLSS from the coding sequence ATGGCGAAAATTCAATCGGCCTTTTTTGATCTGAGCACCCTTGAAGCTCTGGCCGGCAACACCACCGCCATCCATCGCCTCGACCCAAGGATCAAAGTCCTGACGACCGCGCTTTTTGTCCTTGCCGTCGTCTCTTTTGACAAATACACCATCTCGGCCATGCTGCCTTTTGGCCTGTTTTTGATGGTTATCATCCACGCGGCCGAAATACCCGCCGGCTACCTCGGCAAAAAGCTGCTGGTCGTCTCACCCTTTGCGGTCATGGTCGGCATCTTCAATCCTTTCCTCGATCACCAGCCGATCCTCCAGCTCGGCGCACTGACCATCACCGGCGGCTGGCTGTCTTTTGGCTCCATACTTCTGCGCTGTATCCTGACGGTAAGCGCGGTACTAGTGCTCATTGCCACCACCGGTTTTAACGCCGTGTGCATGGCCATGGTGAAACTGGGCATGCCAAAAATCTTCGCGGTGCAACTGCTTGTCCTCTACCGGTATATCTTCGTTCTCATTGACGAAGGACTTTCTATGCACCGGGCTCGCGCCCAGCGTTCGTTTCGCCGGCAGCCCATGGGGATGCGGACCTTTGCCCATCTGGTCGGCCAGCTGCTGCTCAGAACCCTCGACCGGGCCGAGCGGATTCACCTGGCGATGCTCTGCCGGGGCTTCGACGGCACCATCCGCATTCGCCAGGTCCTCAGTATTACGACAGGCGATCTGCTGGCCCTGGCTGGTTGCGCCACCCTCTTTTTTATTATGCGCTATTACGCTCTGCCGGAACTCCTCGGCCGGTTTATCACAGGACTGTCATCATGA